One Paraburkholderia sp. IMGN_8 DNA window includes the following coding sequences:
- a CDS encoding indolepyruvate ferredoxin oxidoreductase family protein has protein sequence MTARLPVDGTPALADYKLSDNLTATRGRIFLTGTQALVRLTLMQRAADKARGMNTAGFISGYRGSPLGMVDQQLWKASKLLTASDIRFLPAINEELGGTAVLGTQRVESDPERTVEGVFAMWYGKGPGVDRAGDALKHGNAYGSSPHGGVLVVAGDDHGCVSSSMPHQSDFALMAWHMPIVNPSNIADMLEFGLYGWALSRFSGAWVGYKAISETVESGSTVDLDALQTEWTIPQDFEAPAGGLHNRWPDLPSLTIESRMHAKLDAVRHFARTNSIDKWIAPSPHANVGIVTCGKAHLDLMETLRRLDLTVADLEAAGVRIYKVGLSFPLEMTRIDAFVSGLSEVLVIEEKGPVIEQQIKDYLYNRTQGARPIVIGKNAEDGAMLLSSLGELRPSRILPVFANWLAKHKPALDRRERVVDLVAPQILSNAADGVKRTPYFCSGCPHNTSTKVPEGSIAQAGIGCHFMASWMERDTTGLIQMGGEGVDWASHSMFTKTRHVFQNLGDGTYFHSGILAIRQAVAAKATITYKILYNDAVAMTGGQPVDGSISVPQIARQVEAEGVSRFVVVSDEPEKYDGHHDLFPKGTTFHHRSEMDTVQRELRDTDGVTVLIYDQTCAAEKRRRRKKGEFPDPDKRLFINEEVCEGCGDCGVQSNCLSVEPVETALGRKRRIDQSSCNKDYSCVNGFCPSFVTVEGGKLKKAAGAAFDPQALAAHVDALPIPATHLDAAPYDILVTGVGGTGVVTVGALISMAAHLEGKSASVLDFMGFAQKGGSVLSFVRFAARDEWLNQVRIDTQQADLLLACDMVVGASADALQTVRHGRTRIVVNTHAIPNATFVQNPDATLHADALLDKMRHAAGPERMSTCDAQALATRFLGDTIGANILMLGYAWQLGLVPVSFAAMMRAIELNNVAVQMNQLAFSIGRLAAEDPAALESLWQARHLAKQAVRVDTLDELIAHREARLQTYGGARYVKRYRALVDAARRAEGTVDAKSERITRAVATTFYRLLAVKDEYEVARLHTDSAFREALEAQFEGVAGKDFGINFNLAPPTLARPKPGVNPTKKTFGQWMWPVLGMLAKWRGLRGTMLDPFGHTLERKMERELADNYETTLQRAFAKLNANNAEDVAKLADLHARVRGYGHVKLANLAGVKRGERDLAASLQIEAATGASVKKSLEEVKGAGQLRGIPVVVAK, from the coding sequence ATGACCGCTCGCCTGCCCGTCGACGGCACGCCCGCTCTCGCCGACTACAAGCTGTCCGATAACCTTACCGCGACGCGCGGCCGCATCTTCCTCACCGGCACGCAGGCGCTGGTGCGCCTCACGTTGATGCAGCGCGCGGCCGACAAGGCGCGCGGCATGAACACCGCCGGTTTCATCAGCGGCTATCGCGGTTCGCCGCTCGGTATGGTCGACCAGCAGTTGTGGAAGGCGAGCAAACTGCTCACGGCGAGCGATATCCGCTTTCTGCCGGCGATCAACGAAGAACTCGGCGGCACCGCGGTGCTCGGCACGCAGCGCGTGGAGTCGGACCCGGAGCGCACCGTCGAAGGCGTGTTCGCGATGTGGTACGGCAAGGGCCCAGGCGTGGATCGCGCGGGCGATGCGCTGAAGCACGGCAACGCGTACGGCTCGTCGCCGCACGGCGGCGTGCTGGTGGTGGCGGGCGACGACCACGGCTGCGTGTCGTCGTCGATGCCGCATCAGAGCGACTTCGCGTTGATGGCCTGGCACATGCCGATCGTGAATCCGTCGAACATCGCCGACATGCTCGAATTCGGACTGTACGGCTGGGCGCTGTCGCGCTTCTCGGGCGCGTGGGTCGGCTACAAGGCGATCTCCGAAACGGTCGAATCCGGCTCGACCGTGGACCTCGACGCGCTGCAGACCGAATGGACGATTCCACAGGATTTCGAAGCACCCGCCGGCGGCCTGCACAACCGCTGGCCCGATCTGCCGAGCCTGACGATCGAATCGCGGATGCACGCGAAGCTCGACGCGGTGCGCCATTTCGCGCGTACCAACAGCATCGACAAATGGATCGCGCCGAGTCCGCACGCGAACGTCGGTATCGTGACGTGCGGGAAGGCCCATCTGGATCTGATGGAAACGCTGCGCCGGCTCGACTTGACGGTCGCGGATCTGGAAGCGGCCGGCGTACGGATCTACAAGGTCGGCTTGTCGTTTCCTTTGGAAATGACGCGCATCGACGCATTCGTTTCAGGCCTGTCCGAAGTGCTGGTGATCGAGGAGAAAGGCCCGGTCATCGAGCAGCAGATCAAAGACTATCTGTACAACCGCACTCAAGGCGCGCGTCCGATCGTGATCGGCAAGAACGCTGAAGACGGCGCCATGCTGCTGTCGTCGCTCGGTGAATTGCGGCCGTCGCGCATTCTGCCGGTATTCGCGAACTGGCTCGCGAAGCACAAGCCGGCGCTCGATCGCCGCGAACGCGTGGTCGATCTGGTGGCGCCGCAAATCCTCTCGAACGCCGCGGATGGCGTGAAGCGCACGCCGTATTTCTGTTCGGGCTGTCCGCACAACACCTCGACCAAGGTGCCCGAAGGTTCGATCGCGCAAGCGGGGATCGGCTGTCACTTCATGGCATCGTGGATGGAGCGCGACACCACCGGGTTGATCCAGATGGGCGGCGAAGGCGTCGACTGGGCCTCGCATTCGATGTTCACGAAAACGCGTCACGTGTTCCAGAATCTCGGCGACGGCACCTACTTTCACTCCGGCATTCTCGCGATCCGCCAGGCGGTGGCCGCGAAAGCCACCATTACGTACAAGATTCTCTATAACGACGCGGTCGCGATGACGGGCGGCCAACCGGTCGACGGCAGCATCTCGGTGCCGCAGATCGCGCGCCAGGTGGAAGCCGAAGGTGTGTCGCGCTTCGTCGTGGTCAGCGACGAACCCGAGAAATACGACGGTCATCACGATCTGTTTCCGAAGGGCACGACGTTCCACCATCGCAGCGAAATGGACACCGTGCAGCGCGAACTGCGCGATACCGACGGCGTCACCGTGCTGATCTACGACCAGACCTGTGCGGCGGAAAAACGGCGTCGCCGGAAAAAAGGCGAGTTTCCCGATCCGGACAAGCGCCTGTTCATCAACGAAGAAGTCTGCGAAGGCTGCGGCGATTGCGGCGTGCAGTCGAATTGTCTGTCGGTCGAGCCGGTGGAGACCGCGCTGGGCCGCAAGCGTCGCATCGATCAATCGTCGTGCAACAAAGACTATTCATGCGTGAACGGTTTCTGCCCGAGCTTCGTCACCGTCGAAGGCGGCAAGCTCAAGAAAGCCGCGGGCGCCGCGTTCGATCCTCAAGCGCTTGCTGCACACGTCGACGCATTGCCGATTCCCGCAACGCATCTCGACGCCGCGCCTTACGACATCCTCGTGACCGGTGTCGGCGGCACCGGCGTCGTGACGGTCGGCGCATTGATCAGCATGGCCGCCCATCTGGAAGGCAAGAGCGCGTCGGTGCTCGACTTCATGGGCTTCGCGCAAAAGGGCGGCTCGGTGTTGTCGTTCGTGCGCTTCGCCGCGCGCGACGAGTGGCTCAACCAGGTCCGCATCGACACGCAACAGGCCGATTTGCTGCTCGCCTGCGATATGGTGGTGGGCGCGAGCGCCGATGCGCTGCAAACGGTACGTCATGGCCGCACGCGCATCGTCGTCAACACGCACGCCATTCCGAACGCGACCTTTGTGCAGAACCCGGACGCGACGCTTCACGCGGACGCATTGCTCGACAAGATGCGTCACGCGGCGGGTCCGGAACGCATGTCCACTTGCGATGCGCAAGCGCTCGCCACGCGCTTTCTCGGCGACACCATCGGCGCGAACATTCTGATGCTCGGTTATGCCTGGCAACTCGGTTTGGTGCCCGTATCGTTCGCCGCGATGATGCGCGCGATCGAGTTGAACAACGTCGCGGTGCAGATGAACCAACTGGCGTTTTCGATCGGCCGTCTGGCTGCCGAAGATCCGGCTGCGCTCGAATCGCTGTGGCAAGCGCGGCACCTGGCGAAGCAGGCGGTGCGCGTCGATACGCTCGACGAACTGATCGCGCATCGCGAGGCACGTCTTCAAACGTACGGCGGCGCGCGCTATGTGAAGCGTTATCGCGCGCTGGTCGACGCGGCGCGGCGTGCGGAAGGTACGGTGGATGCGAAGAGCGAACGCATCACGCGCGCCGTGGCGACGACGTTCTATCGCCTGCTCGCAGTAAAGGACGAATACGAAGTGGCGCGTCTGCATACGGACAGCGCGTTCCGCGAAGCGCTCGAAGCACAATTCGAAGGGGTTGCCGGCAAGGACTTCGGCATCAATTTCAACCTCGCGCCGCCAACGCTCGCGCGCCCGAAGCCCGGTGTCAATCCGACCAAGAAGACCTTCGGTCAATGGATGTGGCCGGTGCTCGGCATGCTGGCGAAATGGCGCGGTCTGCGCGGCACGATGCTCGATCCGTTCGGCCACACGCTCGAGCGCAAGATGGAGCGCGAACTCGCCGACAACTACGAAACGACGCTGCAACGCGCTTTCGCGAAGCTCAATGCAAACAATGCCGAAGACGTCGCGAAGCTGGCCGACCTGCATGCTCGCGTGCGCGGTTATGGTCACGTGAAGCTGGCGAATCTGGCGGGCGTGAAGCGTGGCGAGCGCGATCTGGCTGCAAGCTTGCAGATCGAAGCGGCGACGGGTGCGTCGGTGAAGAAGTCGTTGGAAGAGGTGAAGGGCGCCGGGCAGTTGCGCGGAATTCCGGTGGTCGTGGCGAAGTAA
- a CDS encoding copper homeostasis protein CutC, producing MSVLLEVIATTVADARLAAQAGANRIELVTAMGEGGLTPSIGLIEAVVAAAGIPVNVIVRPHSRSFVFDADDYAVMLRDVRAIAAAGANGVVIGMLTADGEIDRDGLARAIDAADGLAITFHRAFDETRDLQKAFDVLLGFDAIGNVLTSGGKPSVLQAEETIRALVRQASGSHCTVLAGAGLTVDAVAGFVHATQVEAVHFGSGVRVGGNGLTPVDAAKVARVRALLDAVRS from the coding sequence ATGTCCGTTTTACTTGAAGTCATCGCCACCACCGTCGCCGACGCGCGGCTTGCCGCGCAAGCCGGCGCCAACCGCATCGAACTCGTCACCGCGATGGGCGAGGGCGGCCTGACGCCGAGCATCGGTTTGATCGAAGCGGTGGTTGCGGCGGCCGGGATTCCAGTGAACGTGATCGTGCGTCCGCACAGCCGCTCGTTCGTGTTCGACGCCGATGACTACGCCGTGATGCTGCGCGACGTGCGGGCGATTGCGGCGGCAGGCGCCAACGGCGTGGTGATCGGCATGCTGACCGCTGACGGTGAGATCGACCGCGACGGGCTCGCGCGCGCGATCGATGCGGCGGATGGCCTCGCGATCACCTTCCATCGCGCGTTCGATGAAACGCGCGATCTGCAAAAAGCGTTCGACGTGCTGCTCGGTTTCGACGCGATTGGGAACGTGCTGACTTCGGGTGGCAAGCCGTCGGTGCTGCAAGCTGAAGAAACGATACGAGCACTGGTGCGGCAAGCGTCAGGTTCGCATTGCACGGTGCTGGCGGGCGCGGGCTTGACCGTCGACGCAGTCGCCGGATTTGTGCACGCCACCCAGGTTGAGGCGGTGCACTTCGGTTCCGGCGTGCGCGTTGGCGGCAATGGCCTCACGCCAGTCGATGCGGCAAAAGTCGCGCGAGTCAGAGCGCTACTGGACGCCGTGCGTAGCTAA
- a CDS encoding EAL domain-containing protein, which yields MTIAQQERTAAAPHGFEVEVTSGLERFSVQHGELTLTSVFQPIFSLSHMRAVGYEGLLRAHDALDRPVSPLDVFGEAARLGDILQLDRLAQTLHLENFKVLGAEREWLFLNVHPGALTDPYHSAALLANLRRLDLPPRRIVLEVLEQRADDLERLADAVRQFRERGFLIALDDFGAGHSNVERIWQLNPDIVKLDRIMLSHAAHRSDMATILPGLVALLHEAGKLVLIEGVETEHEAQMALACDADFVQGFFFGRPNPGAADAPHAAACIGELTDRYRDQTEARERRNTSRLAPYLRAFERTAERLAAGEPLEEVCWNFLALDHAARCFLLDAKGRQAGRNVVLRADRAAHETRFLPLADAQGANWLRRPYFRAAINAPERVHVTRPYLSINEALPCVTLSVATRVGERICVLCGDIDWVDEERF from the coding sequence ATGACGATTGCGCAACAGGAAAGAACGGCCGCCGCGCCGCATGGCTTCGAGGTCGAAGTGACCTCGGGGCTCGAACGCTTCTCCGTGCAGCACGGCGAACTGACATTGACCAGCGTGTTTCAACCGATTTTCAGCCTGTCGCATATGCGGGCGGTCGGTTACGAGGGCTTGCTGCGCGCGCACGACGCGCTGGACCGGCCCGTGTCGCCGCTCGACGTATTCGGCGAGGCGGCGCGGCTGGGCGACATTCTTCAATTGGACCGGCTGGCCCAGACGCTGCATCTGGAAAACTTCAAGGTGCTCGGCGCCGAGCGGGAGTGGCTGTTCCTGAACGTCCATCCCGGCGCGCTCACCGATCCGTATCACTCCGCCGCGTTGCTGGCCAATCTGCGCCGGCTCGATTTGCCGCCGCGGCGCATCGTGCTCGAAGTGCTCGAACAGCGCGCGGACGACCTTGAACGTCTTGCCGACGCGGTGCGCCAGTTCCGCGAGCGCGGCTTCCTGATCGCGCTCGACGATTTCGGCGCGGGCCATTCGAATGTCGAGCGGATCTGGCAGTTGAATCCCGATATCGTGAAGCTCGACCGCATCATGCTGTCGCACGCCGCGCACCGTTCCGATATGGCGACGATTCTGCCGGGGCTGGTCGCGCTGTTGCACGAGGCGGGCAAACTGGTGCTGATCGAAGGCGTCGAAACCGAACACGAAGCGCAGATGGCGCTCGCTTGCGATGCCGACTTCGTGCAGGGGTTTTTCTTCGGCCGTCCGAATCCGGGCGCAGCCGACGCGCCGCATGCGGCGGCATGCATCGGCGAGCTCACCGATCGCTACCGCGATCAGACCGAGGCGCGCGAACGCCGCAACACGAGCCGGCTCGCGCCGTATTTGCGCGCGTTCGAGCGCACCGCGGAACGGCTGGCCGCCGGCGAGCCGCTCGAGGAAGTGTGCTGGAATTTTCTCGCACTCGATCATGCCGCGCGCTGTTTCCTGCTCGACGCGAAAGGCAGGCAGGCGGGCCGCAACGTCGTGCTGCGCGCCGATCGAGCGGCGCACGAAACGCGCTTCCTGCCGCTCGCCGACGCGCAAGGGGCGAACTGGCTGCGTCGTCCGTATTTCCGTGCGGCGATCAATGCGCCGGAACGCGTGCATGTGACGCGTCCGTATCTGTCGATCAATGAGGCGTTGCCGTGCGTGACGCTGTCGGTGGCGACGCGTGTCGGCGAGCGGATTTGCGTGCTGTGCGGCGATATTGACTGGGTCGACGAAGAGCGGTTCTGA
- a CDS encoding Na+/H+ antiporter: protein MEIVFTVLILLLAVAASGVATRLLPFALPLPLVQIAIGSLLAWPRLELHVTFDPEIFMMLFIPPLLFADGWRIPKRELFMARRAILMLALGLVFMTVLAVGYFVHALVPSISLPVAFALAAVLSPTDAVALSGIVGKGRIPGRLMHILEGEALMNDASGLVALKFAIAAALTGVFSLRDASISFVIIAVGGLAIGAAVSWLFSIVSARFLIVTEEGDPAPGVVMTLLIPFAAYLIAERFELSGILAAVAAGMMMNYAGVAHAGPVASRVRAASTWTMIEFVFNGMVFILLGLQLPHILGRALLDAHETSNTQVWLLIGYIAAVAAALYAMRFVWVWLLRWFASRGAAKHGMTNAVPGLRTVTVTTVAGVRGAVTLAGVLSLPEVLPGGTPLPGRDLAIFIASGVILTSLLVAVVALPLLLRGWRRGKDPHAAEETLARTHAAQAAIRAVDALHDAECADLDESASAYAADVTARVMDLYRRRLATLGDEQEPRELARRSDALEFRMKLAAMRAERKALLALRNTQKINDETLNKLMREVDLFETALTSRSR from the coding sequence ATGGAAATTGTCTTTACCGTATTGATTCTTTTGCTTGCAGTCGCCGCTTCCGGCGTCGCGACCCGGCTGCTTCCGTTTGCGTTACCGCTGCCGCTCGTACAGATTGCGATCGGTTCGTTGCTCGCATGGCCGAGGCTCGAACTGCACGTCACCTTCGACCCGGAAATTTTCATGATGCTGTTCATTCCGCCGCTGCTGTTCGCGGACGGATGGCGCATACCCAAGCGCGAGTTGTTCATGGCGCGCCGCGCCATCCTGATGCTCGCGCTCGGGCTGGTGTTCATGACGGTGCTGGCGGTCGGCTATTTCGTGCATGCGCTGGTGCCCTCGATCTCGTTGCCGGTCGCGTTCGCGCTCGCCGCCGTGCTCTCGCCGACTGACGCGGTGGCGCTCAGCGGCATCGTCGGCAAGGGCAGGATTCCGGGGCGGCTGATGCACATCCTCGAAGGCGAAGCGTTGATGAACGACGCGTCGGGCCTTGTTGCGTTGAAGTTTGCGATTGCGGCGGCGTTGACCGGCGTATTTTCGCTGCGCGACGCGTCGATCAGCTTCGTGATTATCGCGGTGGGCGGTCTCGCGATCGGCGCGGCGGTGAGCTGGTTGTTCAGCATCGTATCGGCGCGCTTTCTGATCGTCACCGAAGAAGGCGACCCGGCGCCGGGCGTTGTGATGACGCTGCTGATTCCGTTCGCCGCGTATCTGATCGCCGAGCGCTTCGAATTGTCGGGCATTCTGGCCGCGGTTGCAGCCGGCATGATGATGAATTACGCGGGCGTTGCTCACGCCGGACCGGTGGCGTCGCGTGTTCGCGCTGCCAGCACGTGGACGATGATCGAGTTTGTCTTCAACGGCATGGTGTTCATTCTGTTGGGGCTGCAGCTTCCGCACATTCTTGGCCGGGCGTTGCTCGACGCGCACGAGACCAGCAACACGCAGGTGTGGCTGCTGATCGGCTACATCGCCGCGGTGGCCGCGGCGCTCTACGCGATGCGTTTCGTCTGGGTGTGGCTGCTGCGCTGGTTCGCGAGCCGCGGCGCGGCGAAGCACGGCATGACGAATGCGGTGCCGGGACTACGCACGGTGACCGTGACGACGGTGGCGGGCGTGCGCGGCGCGGTGACGCTGGCGGGCGTGTTGTCGTTGCCGGAAGTGTTGCCGGGAGGCACGCCGCTGCCGGGACGGGACCTGGCGATTTTCATCGCGTCGGGGGTGATTCTGACGTCGCTGTTGGTGGCGGTGGTGGCATTGCCGTTGTTGCTGCGAGGCTGGCGGAGGGGGAAGGATCCGCATGCTGCGGAGGAAACGCTGGCGAGGACGCATGCGGCGCAGGCCGCGATTCGCGCGGTTGATGCATTGCATGACGCTGAGTGTGCGGATCTTGATGAATCGGCATCGGCATATGCGGCGGATGTCACCGCCAGGGTGATGGATTTGTATCGGCGAAGGCTCGCTACGCTTGGAGATGAGCAGGAACCGCGGGAGTTGGCGCGGCGTTCCGATGCGCTTGAATTTCGGATGAAGTTGGCGGCGATGAGAGCAGAGAGGAAGGCGCTGCTTGCGCTGCGGAATACGCAGAAGATTAATGATGAGACTTTGAATAAGTTAATGAGGGAAGTGGATTTGTTCGAGACTGCGCTTACTAGTCGAAGTAGGTAA
- a CDS encoding solute carrier family 23 protein, producing MADSYFPRWRAQPNAAEGRIVGTDERLAWPQMFAMGVQHVVAMFGSTVLAPLLMGFDPNLCIFMSGIGTLLFFVLVGGRVPSYLGSSFSFIGLVIAVTGYGGHGPNMNIPVALGGIIACGAVYAVIGLIVSAVGTRWIETLMPPVVTGAIVCVIGLNLAPIAVHGVSGSNFDSWMALVTVLCVGAVAVFARGMLQRLLILVGLLMAYVIYAIVTNGLGMGKPIDFSIVANAAWFGMPHFTAPVFNVQAMTLLAPIAVILVAENLGHIKAVSAMTGQNLDRYVGRAFLGDGLATIVSGAAGGTGVTTYAENIGVMAVTKIYSTLVFVVAALIALVLGFSPKFGAVIQTIPGPVLGGVSIVVFGLIAVTGARIWVVNKVDFSDNRNLIVAAVTLVLGAGDFSLKLGGFGLGGIGTATFGAIILYALLRRKAVKGALV from the coding sequence ATGGCCGATTCCTACTTTCCCCGCTGGCGCGCCCAGCCGAACGCCGCCGAAGGCCGGATCGTCGGCACTGACGAGCGGCTCGCGTGGCCGCAGATGTTCGCGATGGGCGTCCAGCACGTCGTCGCGATGTTCGGCTCGACCGTGCTCGCGCCGCTGCTGATGGGTTTCGATCCGAATCTGTGCATTTTCATGTCGGGGATCGGCACGTTGCTGTTCTTCGTGCTGGTGGGTGGCCGCGTGCCGAGCTATCTCGGTTCGAGTTTCTCGTTCATCGGACTGGTGATCGCGGTGACGGGGTACGGCGGACATGGGCCCAATATGAACATTCCGGTTGCGCTGGGCGGGATCATCGCGTGCGGGGCGGTGTACGCGGTTATCGGGCTGATCGTGTCGGCGGTGGGCACCCGATGGATTGAAACGCTGATGCCGCCGGTCGTGACGGGGGCGATCGTCTGCGTGATCGGGTTGAATCTTGCGCCGATCGCGGTACATGGCGTGAGCGGCAGCAACTTCGATTCGTGGATGGCGCTGGTTACGGTGCTTTGTGTCGGCGCGGTGGCGGTGTTTGCGCGCGGCATGTTGCAGCGCCTGTTGATTCTGGTTGGTCTGCTGATGGCGTACGTGATTTACGCGATCGTGACGAACGGGCTCGGCATGGGTAAGCCGATTGACTTCTCGATTGTCGCGAATGCTGCGTGGTTCGGCATGCCGCATTTCACCGCGCCTGTTTTCAACGTGCAGGCGATGACGTTGCTCGCGCCGATCGCCGTGATTCTTGTTGCTGAGAATCTTGGGCATATCAAGGCGGTGAGTGCGATGACCGGTCAGAACCTTGACCGTTATGTGGGGCGTGCTTTTCTTGGCGACGGACTCGCGACGATTGTTTCTGGCGCCGCGGGTGGCACGGGGGTGACGACTTATGCCGAGAACATCGGTGTGATGGCTGTGACCAAGATTTATTCGACGCTGGTGTTTGTTGTTGCTGCACTCATTGCTTTGGTTCTGGGCTTTTCGCCGAAGTTCGGGGCAGTGATTCAGACGATTCCCGGGCCGGTGCTGGGTGGGGTGTCGATTGTTGTGTTTGGGTTGATTGCCGTTACCGGCGCCAGGATTTGGGTCGTTAATAAGGTTGATTTTTCCGATAATCGGAATTTGATTGTTGCGGCGGTGACGTTGGTGCTTGGGGCAGGGGATTTTTCGCTGAAGCTCGGTGGATTTGGGTTAGGTGGTATCGGTACCGCTACCTTTGGAGCGATCATTTTGTATGCTCTTCTTCGGCGGAAGGCTGTGAAGGGGGCTTTGGTTTAA
- a CDS encoding methyl-accepting chemotaxis protein, with translation MKWFDRMTVFKKLLLAFAVVIGFCVVIGGTSLTTLSSMHGITDAICDQHMNGLYWMEEANRHKIDSDLAAANLGYASDDAGRQKLKDGIVGSLKSMHGAYDQYRATIATSKGQEMFDEVLRKSAVWEGIVHQQIGLEPVPAGVDNNELVRRAIASSEALRDRITALIDYRRQQANEAQQDATAGYRHMRVAMLALVLGAIVAGTLLAAVIAGRLSRQLGGEPDYAMHIANRIADGDLSVRVDTRTGDTSSMLFALRNMRERLAGIVSGISESSESILLASGEIAQGNTDLSQRTEEQAAALQETASSMQQLTSTVKMNAENAQQAGGVAHGASEVAARGSSLVGDVVETMRELAAGSKRMTDIIAVIEGIAFQTNILALNAAVEAARAGEQGRGFAVVAGEVRSLAQRSAVSAKEIKELIERSTARVGSGAELAERAGQTMAEVTHAVKRVTDIMGEISSASQEQSTGIEEVNRAVAQMDDVTQQNAALVEQAAAAAASMADQARQLKSAVTVFSLEARQW, from the coding sequence ATGAAGTGGTTCGACCGCATGACCGTATTCAAGAAGCTGCTGCTGGCGTTTGCCGTTGTGATCGGGTTCTGCGTCGTGATCGGCGGGACTTCGCTGACGACGCTGTCGTCGATGCATGGCATTACTGATGCCATCTGCGATCAGCACATGAACGGGCTTTACTGGATGGAAGAAGCGAACCGCCACAAGATCGACTCCGATCTTGCCGCGGCGAATCTCGGCTACGCCAGCGACGACGCCGGCCGTCAAAAGTTGAAGGACGGCATTGTCGGTTCGCTCAAGAGCATGCACGGCGCGTACGACCAGTACCGCGCGACGATCGCGACCAGCAAGGGTCAGGAAATGTTCGACGAGGTGCTGCGCAAGTCGGCGGTGTGGGAGGGCATCGTGCATCAGCAGATCGGCCTCGAACCGGTCCCGGCCGGCGTCGATAACAATGAACTCGTGCGCCGCGCGATTGCGTCGAGCGAGGCGCTGCGCGATCGCATCACGGCGCTGATCGACTATCGCCGTCAGCAAGCCAATGAAGCGCAGCAGGACGCCACTGCCGGGTATCGGCACATGCGCGTCGCGATGCTCGCGTTGGTGCTGGGCGCGATCGTGGCAGGTACGTTGCTCGCGGCGGTGATCGCGGGGCGCCTGTCGCGTCAGCTTGGCGGCGAGCCCGATTACGCGATGCATATCGCCAACCGTATCGCGGATGGAGACCTGAGCGTGCGTGTCGACACTCGCACCGGCGACACCTCCAGCATGCTGTTCGCGTTGCGCAACATGCGTGAGCGCCTCGCGGGCATCGTGTCCGGCATCAGCGAGTCGAGCGAATCGATCCTGCTGGCATCGGGCGAGATCGCGCAGGGCAACACTGATTTGTCGCAACGCACCGAAGAGCAGGCCGCCGCGCTGCAGGAAACCGCGTCGAGCATGCAGCAACTGACCTCGACGGTGAAGATGAACGCCGAGAACGCGCAGCAGGCGGGTGGTGTAGCGCATGGCGCGTCGGAAGTGGCGGCGCGTGGCAGCAGCCTGGTCGGCGACGTGGTCGAAACGATGCGTGAACTGGCTGCGGGTTCGAAGCGGATGACCGACATCATTGCGGTGATCGAAGGCATCGCGTTCCAGACCAACATCCTCGCGCTGAACGCGGCGGTGGAGGCGGCGCGTGCTGGCGAACAGGGGCGCGGCTTTGCGGTGGTAGCCGGCGAAGTGCGTTCGCTCGCGCAGCGCAGCGCGGTATCGGCCAAGGAGATCAAGGAGTTGATCGAGCGCTCCACGGCGCGTGTGGGAAGCGGCGCCGAACTGGCCGAGCGCGCCGGTCAGACGATGGCCGAAGTCACACATGCGGTCAAACGCGTGACCGACATCATGGGCGAGATTTCGTCGGCGTCGCAGGAGCAAAGCACCGGCATCGAGGAAGTGAACCGCGCGGTCGCGCAGATGGACGACGTGACCCAACAGAATGCCGCGCTGGTCGAGCAGGCCGCGGCGGCGGCGGCGTCGATGGCGGACCAGGCAAGGCAGTTGAAGTCGGCCGTCACGGTGTTCTCGCTGGAAGCGCGGCAGTGGTGA
- a CDS encoding DUF2239 family protein yields MTTAIATCTAFEGLRRIASGALPDVALAVRALLERGEQAPVLIFDDVTSRAVEFDLRGTPEEILARLATHESGDPSTQAADTTEDDTSPRGRGRPKLGVVAREVTLLPRHWDWLNGQSGGASVALRKLVDAARSASEDKDRKRAVQEAVYRFMTALAGNLPGYEDATRALYADDRSRFEDIVAAWPTDVRDHTLRLAANVFVTLA; encoded by the coding sequence ATGACGACCGCTATCGCCACCTGCACCGCCTTCGAAGGGCTCCGCCGCATTGCCTCAGGCGCCTTGCCTGACGTGGCGCTGGCGGTGCGAGCGTTGCTCGAACGCGGCGAACAGGCGCCGGTTCTGATTTTCGACGACGTGACGAGCCGCGCGGTCGAGTTCGATTTGCGCGGCACGCCTGAAGAGATTCTGGCGAGGCTGGCCACGCATGAGTCCGGCGACCCGTCCACACAAGCCGCCGACACCACGGAAGACGACACCTCCCCGCGAGGCCGTGGCCGGCCCAAACTCGGCGTGGTGGCAAGAGAAGTCACGTTGTTGCCGCGTCATTGGGATTGGCTGAACGGCCAGTCAGGCGGCGCTTCGGTTGCGCTGCGCAAACTGGTCGATGCGGCCCGGTCGGCCAGCGAGGACAAGGACCGCAAACGTGCGGTGCAGGAAGCGGTTTATCGCTTCATGACCGCGCTAGCCGGCAATCTGCCTGGTTATGAAGACGCCACACGCGCCTTGTACGCTGACGATCGGTCTCGCTTTGAAGACATCGTCGCGGCTTGGCCCACTGATGTGCGCGATCACACGCTGCGGCTTGCCGCCAACGTCTTCGTCACGCTTGCCTAG